The following are encoded together in the Alphaproteobacteria bacterium genome:
- a CDS encoding carbon storage regulator has protein sequence MEYGRLCLGRGIGQSIIIGDGVEIKVNKIIGSYVQLTIIAPKSLRVHRREVWDRIKLEESDINE, from the coding sequence ATGGAATATGGCAGATTATGTTTAGGCCGAGGGATCGGGCAGAGCATTATAATCGGGGATGGGGTAGAAATAAAAGTAAATAAAATAATTGGCAGTTATGTGCAGCTAACAATTATTGCACCAAAGTCATTGCGGGTTCATAGACGTGAGGTATGGGACAGAATAAAATTAGAGGAGTCCGATATAAATGAATAA
- a CDS encoding helix-turn-helix transcriptional regulator, translating into MECKLCELLRKARESYGITATELARRLGIGRSEITRYEHGKRQISFKALVEIAEVLQANEHLFINAWLQNYLLIHGFDKYTVNLTKEESHDQPTK; encoded by the coding sequence ATGGAATGTAAGTTGTGCGAACTATTACGAAAGGCCCGAGAAAGCTATGGTATTACGGCCACAGAATTGGCCAGGAGATTGGGAATTGGTAGGAGCGAGATCACGCGATACGAGCATGGCAAGCGTCAAATAAGCTTCAAAGCTCTTGTGGAAATTGCAGAAGTATTACAAGCTAATGAGCATCTATTTATTAATGCGTGGCTGCAAAATTATTTATTAATTCATGGATTTGATAAATATACAGTTAATTTAACTAAAGAGGAATCACATGATCAGCCGACAAAATGA
- a CDS encoding lipoprotein produces MRRYIVFILIVMLLAGCSVDAFCKAHRSEAAKNAFKKQNPCPSNGNNHGRCPGYIIDHIVPLACGGADDPSNMQWQTVQYAKIKDSFELSMCGK; encoded by the coding sequence ATGCGTAGATATATTGTATTTATATTGATTGTAATGTTGCTGGCTGGATGCAGTGTTGATGCATTTTGCAAAGCTCATCGTAGTGAAGCCGCTAAGAATGCGTTTAAAAAGCAAAATCCATGCCCTAGTAACGGCAATAATCACGGGAGATGCCCAGGCTATATTATAGACCATATAGTGCCTCTGGCTTGCGGCGGTGCTGATGACCCAAGCAATATGCAATGGCAGACGGTACAATATGCTAAGATTAAAGATAGTTTTGAATTGAGTATGTGTGGAAAATAG
- a CDS encoding DUF551 domain-containing protein, whose product MSKSPWVRVEDGLPNIDPDYRYNNRIEQSSILCVLRLTDGLYLNEGSSPQFGVYPIEIGRLVRYTNSDSIWNVTTRCLYMDVNDITHWMPIPELPEVE is encoded by the coding sequence ATGAGTAAGTCGCCGTGGGTAAGGGTTGAGGATGGCTTACCTAATATAGATCCAGATTATCGCTACAATAACCGTATTGAACAATCTTCAATATTATGCGTATTAAGATTAACTGACGGCCTTTATTTGAATGAAGGGTCTAGTCCACAATTTGGGGTTTATCCAATTGAAATAGGCAGACTTGTTCGTTATACCAATTCTGATTCAATCTGGAATGTAACTACACGATGTCTTTATATGGACGTTAATGATATAACTCACTGGATGCCGATACCTGAATTGCCGGAGGTGGAATGA
- the ssb gene encoding single-stranded DNA-binding protein — protein sequence MAGINKVILLGHLGKDPEIRSMQNNDRVASMSLATSKKWKDKVTGEEKKQTEWHNVVAFGKLASICEQYLNKGDQAYMEGHLSTTKYTGKDGIERYTTKIILENLQILNSFKGDIRAKEPNGNVEEFRPGSSKLNMSHNYDDVPF from the coding sequence ATGGCAGGAATAAATAAAGTAATATTATTGGGTCACTTGGGTAAAGATCCAGAAATTAGGTCTATGCAAAATAATGACAGGGTGGCTAGTATGAGTCTAGCCACTTCTAAAAAGTGGAAAGATAAAGTTACAGGTGAAGAAAAGAAGCAAACCGAATGGCATAATGTGGTTGCTTTTGGTAAGCTCGCAAGTATATGTGAGCAATATCTTAATAAGGGTGATCAGGCTTATATGGAAGGACATTTGTCTACTACAAAATATACTGGTAAAGATGGTATTGAAAGATATACAACTAAAATAATTCTGGAGAACTTACAGATTCTTAATTCTTTTAAGGGAGATATACGCGCTAAAGAACCGAATGGAAATGTTGAAGAATTTCGCCCTGGAAGCTCAAAGTTGAATATGTCGCATAATTATGATGATGTTCCATTCTAG